From Ktedonobacteraceae bacterium:
AGGTTCACACCGCGTAAGATCGGTTTGCCTTCGATATTGGCATGCAGGTTTTTAATAATAAGTTCTGACGACATTTTAGGAAAGAGTTCCTCCTTGTATTAGTTTGTGGACGGATGAGCCACACGAATATCAGAGATGGCGATGAACTGGGATGTTGTGGGAGCTGGATGCGCTTTCTCCTGCTCCGAATCGGATGAGCCTACCAGTTCGGCCAATGTCATGGTATCGATGGTGTGAGCGACAGCGTCACGCACTTTGGCCCACAAATATTTGATGCGGCACGAGTCAAGGAAGCCGCAAATCTCGGTCATTTCGCCTTCGGTCGCGCAGATCATGGGGGCAATCGGCCCCTCAAGGGTGCGCAGGATTTCACCCATCGTAATATCTGCCGGGTCGCGGCTCAAGCTATAGCCGCCGTGCGCGCCGCGCGTACTCGTAACCAGCGGTGGATTCGCCTCGCGCAGCAGTTTTACCAGTTGCTCAAGGTATGCCAGGGGCAGCATCTCGGCCTGCGCAATATCGGTAAGCGAGCGCGGGCGCCCGCCGTAATGACGAGCGAGATGAGCCATGATCCGCACGCCATATTCGCCTTTTGTAGAAACTTGTAACCACATGGTCTTCTCCCTTCTCGCCGTATCTGAATTGCTGTGCCGCTCTCGAATAACCGGCAGGCATCTATGACTAAGCAGCGCTAAATTAATCCGACCTGTTCACTAGGATATATTCTAGCACCTTTGGTGAAAGGTCGTCAACCA
This genomic window contains:
- a CDS encoding Rrf2 family transcriptional regulator — encoded protein: MWLQVSTKGEYGVRIMAHLARHYGGRPRSLTDIAQAEMLPLAYLEQLVKLLREANPPLVTSTRGAHGGYSLSRDPADITMGEILRTLEGPIAPMICATEGEMTEICGFLDSCRIKYLWAKVRDAVAHTIDTMTLAELVGSSDSEQEKAHPAPTTSQFIAISDIRVAHPSTN